A single Paraburkholderia sp. D15 DNA region contains:
- the pcaQ gene encoding pca operon transcription factor PcaQ, with product MQRSLADSRVKFRHLQCFLAVAQFGSVQRAADSLSITQPAVSKTVAELEAILGVKLFERGRHGAVPTREGQLFMPHANACVSALRQGVDLLARAEGAVAATLEIGILPTVAAALMPPVLERISALWPRVIVRLATGANPELLERLKAGTIEFAIGRLADPERMVGLSFEQLFSEPLIAVVRAGHSLALGPGLPASALEDFLVVLPPFGTLIRQSAESLLSAWGVPPLSAFVEVLSVSTGRALTLENGAVWFVPQSAVEYELARGMLVRLPLPFAGTDEPVGLIRRSDTQPSPVGQAFIEAVRGVAQQRMTAMPASNGSGSRRRGRAKTAKG from the coding sequence ATGCAACGCAGCCTCGCGGATAGCCGCGTCAAATTCCGTCATCTCCAGTGCTTTCTGGCCGTCGCGCAGTTCGGCAGCGTCCAGCGGGCGGCCGATAGTTTGTCCATCACTCAGCCCGCGGTATCGAAGACGGTCGCCGAACTCGAAGCGATTCTCGGCGTGAAGCTGTTCGAGCGTGGCCGTCACGGCGCCGTGCCGACCCGCGAGGGGCAGCTCTTCATGCCGCACGCGAACGCCTGCGTGAGCGCATTGCGTCAGGGCGTCGATCTGCTCGCGCGCGCCGAAGGCGCGGTCGCGGCGACGCTGGAAATCGGCATTCTGCCGACCGTCGCCGCCGCGTTGATGCCGCCGGTGCTGGAGCGGATTTCGGCGCTGTGGCCGCGCGTGATCGTGCGTCTCGCGACCGGGGCGAATCCGGAATTGCTCGAGCGGCTGAAAGCGGGGACGATCGAATTCGCGATCGGGCGGCTGGCCGATCCCGAGCGGATGGTGGGGCTCAGTTTCGAGCAACTGTTCAGCGAACCGTTGATTGCGGTCGTGCGTGCCGGGCATTCGCTGGCGCTCGGACCGGGTTTGCCCGCCAGCGCTCTGGAAGATTTTCTTGTGGTGCTGCCGCCGTTCGGTACGCTGATCCGGCAGTCGGCGGAGAGTTTGTTGAGCGCGTGGGGCGTACCGCCGTTGTCGGCGTTCGTCGAGGTGTTGTCGGTTTCCACGGGGCGTGCGTTGACGTTGGAAAACGGCGCGGTGTGGTTCGTGCCGCAGAGCGCGGTCGAGTACGAGCTGGCGCGAGGCATGCTGGTGCGGTTGCCGTTACCGTTCGCCGGCACGGATGAACCGGTGGGTTTGATCCGGCGTTCGGATACACAGCCGTCGCCGGTCGGGCAGGCGTTTATCGAAGCGGTGCGCGGCGTCGCGCAGCAGCGCATGACGGCGATGCCTGCTTCTAATGGAAGCGGCTCGCGCAGGCGGGGGCGGGCGAAGACGGCAAAGGGTTGA
- the pcaH gene encoding protocatechuate 3,4-dioxygenase subunit beta, translated as MDESFLSARDFASHPDYLSPGYGSSVKRGPTLPLIPLKEKLRDQRVPVYGTADLGALDHDLTRNAVRNGEPLGERIIVTGRVLDEGGRPVRNTLVEIWQANAAGRYVHKADQHDAPLDPNFLGAGRCITDNDGRYRFLTIKPGAYPWGNHPNAWRPNHIHFSLFGDHFGSRLVTQMYFPGDPLLAFDPIFQGTPEHARDRLIANFSFDTTQEAYALGYDFDIVLRGRNETPMER; from the coding sequence ATGGACGAGTCCTTTCTCAGCGCGCGCGACTTCGCGTCCCACCCCGACTACCTCTCTCCCGGCTACGGCTCGTCGGTCAAACGCGGTCCCACGCTGCCGCTGATTCCGCTGAAGGAAAAGCTGCGCGACCAGCGCGTTCCGGTCTACGGCACGGCTGACCTCGGAGCGCTCGACCACGACCTGACGCGCAACGCCGTGCGCAATGGCGAACCGCTCGGCGAACGCATCATCGTGACGGGCCGCGTGCTCGACGAGGGCGGGCGCCCGGTGCGCAATACGCTGGTGGAAATCTGGCAGGCGAATGCCGCCGGCCGCTACGTGCACAAGGCGGATCAGCACGACGCGCCGCTCGACCCAAACTTCCTCGGCGCGGGCCGCTGCATCACCGACAACGACGGCCGCTACCGTTTTCTGACGATCAAGCCGGGCGCGTATCCGTGGGGCAATCATCCGAACGCATGGCGGCCTAACCATATTCATTTCTCGCTGTTCGGCGATCACTTCGGCTCGCGTCTCGTCACGCAGATGTATTTCCCAGGCGACCCGCTGCTCGCGTTCGACCCGATTTTCCAGGGCACGCCGGAGCACGCGCGCGACCGTCTGATCGCGAACTTCTCGTTCGACACCACGCAGGAAGCCTATGCGCTCGGTTACGACTTCGACATCGTGCTGCGCGGCCGCAACGAAACGCCGATGGAGCGCTAA
- the pcaG gene encoding protocatechuate 3,4-dioxygenase subunit alpha — protein sequence MTTLKQTPSQTVGPYFAYGLCPQQYDFDFRSLFTPVLADREAAGEHITIVGQVFDGDGTVIGDAMLEVSQVDADGRFPESREDIVKTGFRGFARVGTGTDPHKRFIVETIKPGRVSQDEAPHLNVILTMRGMLLHTFTRIYFEDETGANSRDAVLAAVPAERRDTLIARREPDTANVYRFDIHMQGDRETVFFDL from the coding sequence ATGACCACGCTCAAGCAAACACCTTCGCAAACGGTCGGACCTTATTTCGCGTACGGTCTGTGCCCGCAGCAGTACGACTTCGACTTCAGAAGTCTTTTCACGCCCGTGCTAGCCGACCGCGAGGCCGCGGGCGAGCACATCACGATCGTCGGCCAGGTGTTCGACGGCGACGGCACGGTGATCGGCGATGCGATGCTGGAAGTGTCGCAGGTCGATGCGGACGGACGCTTTCCCGAATCGCGCGAGGACATCGTGAAGACGGGTTTTCGCGGCTTTGCGCGGGTCGGCACCGGCACCGACCCGCACAAGCGTTTTATCGTGGAGACCATCAAACCAGGGCGTGTGAGCCAGGACGAAGCGCCGCACCTGAACGTGATCCTGACGATGCGCGGCATGCTGTTGCACACCTTCACACGGATCTATTTCGAGGACGAAACCGGCGCGAACAGCCGCGACGCCGTGCTGGCGGCGGTTCCGGCGGAACGGCGCGACACGCTGATCGCGCGTCGCGAGCCGGATACGGCGAATGTGTACCGCTTCGATATCCACATGCAGGGCGATCGGGAAACGGTGTTTTTCGACCTTTAA
- a CDS encoding serine hydrolase has product MSYCCRRLLSVFPASRFPVWLRCIAVFGLLWLNVGGSFGAVHEPASARQSSARFVRVSRHVAPAAKRTSKAKAHSSGHAKKTTTGKARRRVAHKRKLQTSFERPMHVSQLKTKHRRQMARNAREPRAGRRPANAAAQRHARTVTAARANAHSPAHAPLRLLARCGYTPKSRALLRAKAVYVVDERTQTVLAEKQAERIMPIASVSKLMTAVVSLDTQHALNAPLDVTDQDRDYDKFTGSRLSVGSRLSRHDMLHIALMSSENRAAAALSRDYAGGRPSFVAAMNAKARVLGMRNTSFVNGTGLSPANVSTARDLSRLVAAASRYPLIRAYSTDRAQVVRPGGRHAQLSYVNSNALVRGGDRSIVLQKTGFINEAGHCVVVRMMVHGRPVDIVVLGAPGPHDHIADVARISRWLRCSLR; this is encoded by the coding sequence ATGTCGTACTGCTGTCGTCGTCTTTTGTCCGTATTTCCCGCTAGTCGTTTTCCCGTGTGGCTCCGCTGCATCGCGGTGTTCGGTCTGCTGTGGCTGAACGTCGGCGGGTCGTTCGGAGCGGTGCATGAGCCCGCGTCTGCGCGGCAGTCGTCGGCACGGTTCGTTCGCGTGAGCCGGCACGTTGCGCCGGCAGCGAAGCGCACATCGAAAGCGAAAGCGCATTCTTCCGGACACGCGAAAAAGACCACGACAGGCAAGGCGAGGCGCCGTGTCGCGCATAAGCGCAAGCTGCAGACGAGCTTCGAGCGGCCCATGCATGTGAGTCAACTCAAGACGAAACATCGCCGGCAGATGGCGCGTAATGCGCGCGAACCGCGCGCCGGCCGGCGGCCCGCGAATGCGGCCGCGCAGCGCCACGCGCGAACCGTGACGGCAGCGCGAGCGAATGCACACTCGCCTGCACACGCACCACTTCGTTTACTGGCGCGCTGCGGCTATACGCCGAAGTCGCGAGCGTTGCTCCGCGCCAAAGCCGTCTACGTGGTGGACGAACGAACGCAGACCGTGCTCGCCGAAAAGCAGGCTGAGCGGATCATGCCGATCGCTTCGGTATCCAAACTGATGACGGCAGTCGTGTCGCTCGATACGCAACACGCGCTGAACGCCCCGCTCGACGTCACGGATCAGGATCGGGATTACGACAAGTTCACCGGTTCGCGCTTGAGCGTCGGTTCGAGACTGTCGCGCCACGACATGCTGCATATCGCGTTGATGTCATCCGAGAATCGTGCCGCTGCCGCGCTGAGTCGCGATTACGCGGGCGGCCGACCAAGCTTCGTCGCGGCGATGAACGCGAAGGCGCGCGTGCTCGGAATGCGGAATACGTCGTTCGTCAACGGGACGGGACTGTCGCCGGCCAATGTGTCGACGGCACGCGATCTGTCGCGGCTGGTCGCGGCGGCCAGTCGCTATCCGTTGATTCGCGCTTATTCGACCGATCGCGCGCAGGTGGTTCGCCCAGGCGGCCGCCACGCGCAACTGAGTTACGTGAATTCGAATGCGCTCGTGCGAGGCGGCGACCGTTCGATCGTGCTGCAGAAAACGGGCTTCATCAACGAGGCTGGGCACTGTGTGGTGGTGCGCATGATGGTGCACGGACGTCCGGTGGACATCGTGGTGCTCGGTGCGCCCGGCCCGCACGATCACATCGCCGACGTGGCGCGCATCAGCCGCTGGCTGCGATGTTCGTTGCGGTAA
- a CDS encoding H-NS family nucleoid-associated regulatory protein produces the protein MKEREGQMLLDLDGNTRERLIVWIRRRMDEYGITLEALAESIEADANAVREVRYRDAFGNTWDGYGDKPDWLARAIWAGQSIDHFRC, from the coding sequence ATGAAAGAGCGAGAAGGACAAATGCTGCTCGACCTCGACGGCAATACGCGCGAGCGTTTGATCGTCTGGATTCGCCGGCGCATGGACGAGTACGGCATCACGCTTGAAGCGCTCGCCGAATCGATCGAAGCCGACGCGAATGCGGTTCGCGAGGTGCGCTACCGCGATGCATTCGGCAATACGTGGGACGGTTACGGCGACAAACCCGATTGGCTCGCGCGGGCCATCTGGGCCGGGCAGAGCATCGATCATTTCCGTTGCTGA
- a CDS encoding LysE family transporter: MQASTAIVTILAALLLGAMSPGPSFVIVARNAIGLSRIDGLATALGMGVGGVFFSGIALLGLYTLLATVEWLYVGLKIAGGLYLVYLASKIWRGAAQPLAFDAAQSATTRPGKSFWVGLSTQLSNPKTAVYYGSIFAALLPQHPPLWSYFALPPAIFTIEAGWYTVVALCFSSKRPREIYLQWKAWIDRVAATAVAALGLRLILTAHKVGI; the protein is encoded by the coding sequence ATGCAAGCGTCAACAGCCATCGTCACCATTCTCGCCGCGCTGCTGCTCGGCGCAATGAGTCCCGGGCCGAGCTTCGTGATCGTCGCACGCAATGCTATTGGACTGTCGCGCATCGACGGGCTTGCTACCGCGCTCGGCATGGGAGTCGGCGGCGTGTTCTTTAGCGGCATCGCCTTGCTTGGGCTGTACACGCTGCTTGCTACCGTCGAATGGCTTTACGTCGGTTTGAAAATAGCGGGCGGCCTCTATCTGGTTTACCTCGCATCGAAAATCTGGCGCGGCGCGGCTCAACCGCTCGCGTTCGACGCCGCGCAAAGCGCCACAACCCGTCCGGGCAAATCGTTCTGGGTCGGTTTGAGCACGCAACTCAGCAATCCGAAAACCGCCGTCTATTACGGCAGTATCTTCGCCGCGCTGCTGCCGCAGCATCCGCCGCTGTGGTCCTATTTCGCGTTGCCGCCCGCGATCTTCACGATCGAAGCCGGCTGGTACACCGTCGTCGCGCTGTGCTTTTCGAGCAAGCGTCCACGCGAAATCTATCTGCAGTGGAAAGCGTGGATCGATCGCGTGGCTGCGACCGCCGTTGCCGCGCTCGGTCTTCGGCTGATTCTCACGGCCCACAAAGTGGGCATCTAA
- a CDS encoding cold-shock protein translates to MDTGTVKWFNDSKGFGFITPDKGGDDLFAHFSEISGNGFKTLAENQKVSFETKQGPKGLQAANITPL, encoded by the coding sequence ATGGATACCGGTACCGTTAAGTGGTTCAACGACAGCAAGGGCTTTGGCTTCATCACCCCGGACAAGGGCGGCGACGACCTGTTCGCGCACTTCTCCGAAATCAGCGGCAATGGCTTCAAGACGCTGGCTGAGAATCAGAAGGTGAGCTTCGAAACGAAGCAAGGCCCGAAGGGTCTGCAAGCGGCAAACATCACGCCGCTGTAA
- a CDS encoding acyl-CoA synthetase, whose translation MKHMFEEGLERREANYVPLTPIDFIVRAAEVYGERPAVVHGEIRRNWRETYERARRLASALRQAGVERGDTVAALLPNIPPMVEAHFGVPMAGAVLNTLNTRLDVSSLLFMLRHGEAKALIVDTEYGELAHRAALEFPDLRVISVADAMPADPAKFIRATDYEAFLQTGDPAFAWTMPADEWDAIALNYTSGTTGDPKGVVYHHRGAYLNALSNILEWDMPKHAVYLWTLPLFHCNGWCFPWTVAARAGVNVCLRKFDAKTVFDLIRRENITHYCGAPIVQSALANAPAEWREGITHRVSTMVAGAAPPPAVIAKMKEIGFDLTHVYGLTETYGPAAVCAKQESWEALDDAARAELNARQGVRYHLQAAVTVLDPDTLAPVPDDGETLGEIMFRGNICMKGYLKNERATEASFRGGWFHTGDLGVRMPDGYIRIRDRSKDIIISGGENISSIEVEDTLYRHPAVSVAAVVAMADPKWGEVPCAFVELKEGVLVSEEEIIAHCRLFLAGYKLPKAVRFGELPKTSTGKIQKFELRARIKAESGE comes from the coding sequence ATGAAGCACATGTTCGAAGAAGGCCTCGAGCGGCGTGAGGCCAACTATGTCCCGCTGACGCCGATCGATTTCATCGTGCGTGCAGCGGAAGTCTACGGTGAGCGGCCAGCGGTCGTCCACGGGGAGATTCGCCGCAACTGGCGCGAGACGTATGAGCGCGCGCGGCGTCTGGCCAGCGCGTTAAGGCAGGCTGGTGTCGAGCGGGGCGACACGGTGGCCGCGTTGCTGCCCAATATTCCTCCGATGGTGGAAGCACACTTCGGCGTGCCGATGGCCGGCGCCGTTCTCAACACGTTGAATACGCGGCTCGACGTGTCGTCGCTGCTGTTCATGCTGCGTCATGGCGAGGCGAAGGCGTTGATCGTCGATACGGAATACGGCGAGCTTGCGCACCGTGCCGCGCTGGAGTTTCCCGACCTGCGCGTGATCAGCGTGGCCGACGCGATGCCGGCGGACCCGGCGAAGTTCATTCGCGCGACGGACTACGAGGCGTTTCTGCAAACGGGCGATCCCGCGTTCGCGTGGACGATGCCCGCCGACGAATGGGATGCGATCGCGCTGAACTACACGTCCGGCACGACTGGCGATCCGAAGGGCGTGGTCTATCACCATCGTGGCGCGTATCTGAATGCGCTGAGCAATATCCTCGAATGGGATATGCCGAAGCACGCGGTCTACCTGTGGACTTTGCCGCTGTTCCATTGCAACGGCTGGTGTTTCCCATGGACGGTCGCCGCGCGCGCGGGCGTGAATGTCTGTCTGCGCAAGTTCGACGCGAAGACGGTGTTCGATCTGATTCGCCGCGAGAACATCACGCATTATTGCGGCGCGCCGATCGTGCAGAGCGCGCTCGCCAACGCGCCGGCCGAATGGCGCGAGGGTATTACGCATCGCGTGTCGACGATGGTCGCAGGCGCCGCGCCGCCGCCCGCCGTGATCGCGAAGATGAAGGAGATCGGTTTCGATCTGACGCACGTGTACGGCTTGACCGAAACCTATGGACCCGCGGCGGTGTGCGCAAAACAGGAATCATGGGAAGCACTCGACGACGCCGCGCGCGCCGAACTGAACGCACGCCAGGGCGTGCGCTACCACCTGCAGGCCGCGGTCACCGTGCTCGATCCGGACACCCTCGCTCCCGTACCCGACGACGGCGAGACGCTCGGCGAAATCATGTTTCGCGGCAACATCTGCATGAAGGGCTATCTGAAGAACGAGCGCGCGACAGAAGCGTCGTTCCGCGGCGGCTGGTTCCACACTGGCGATCTCGGTGTACGGATGCCCGACGGCTACATTCGCATTCGCGATCGCAGCAAGGACATCATCATCTCGGGCGGCGAGAACATTTCGAGTATCGAAGTCGAAGACACGCTGTACCGGCATCCCGCCGTTTCGGTGGCGGCCGTGGTTGCCATGGCCGATCCGAAATGGGGCGAAGTACCGTGTGCGTTCGTCGAACTCAAGGAAGGCGTCTTGGTGAGCGAAGAAGAAATCATCGCGCACTGCCGGCTGTTTCTCGCAGGCTACAAGTTGCCGAAGGCGGTGCGCTTCGGCGAATTACCGAAGACGTCGACGGGGAAAATCCAGAAGTTCGAATTGCGCGCGCGGATCAAGGCCGAAAGTGGCGAATAG
- a CDS encoding Crp/Fnr family transcriptional regulator, which produces MNDATLPVPADARSPRAERIPRDALPALFDTCAWFRALAAGHQALVLANSHAERLEGGAWVARRQEPSHYWIGVHSGLIKLAIYNASGRSCTLSGVPPGGWFGEGSVIKRELRKYDVATIQPSLVMFVPSATFHALLESSLPFTGFVIRQLNNRMGEFIASIQNSRLLDVDARVAQSLAQLFNPDLYPDTGRTLAISQEEVGLLAGVSRQRINQALQNLEKLGILQLSYNQIDVLDLDRLAAFGREQI; this is translated from the coding sequence ATGAACGACGCCACGCTCCCGGTTCCCGCAGATGCCCGCTCGCCACGCGCCGAACGGATTCCCCGGGACGCATTGCCCGCGCTGTTCGACACCTGCGCCTGGTTTCGCGCGCTCGCTGCCGGCCATCAGGCGCTGGTGCTCGCGAACTCGCACGCCGAGCGGCTGGAGGGCGGCGCATGGGTCGCGCGCCGCCAGGAGCCGTCGCATTACTGGATCGGCGTGCATTCCGGGCTGATCAAGCTCGCCATCTATAACGCGTCCGGGCGCAGTTGCACGCTGTCGGGCGTGCCGCCCGGCGGCTGGTTCGGCGAAGGTAGCGTGATCAAGCGCGAACTGCGCAAGTACGACGTCGCCACGATCCAGCCATCGCTCGTGATGTTCGTGCCGTCGGCCACGTTCCATGCATTGCTGGAGTCGAGCCTGCCGTTCACCGGCTTCGTGATTCGCCAGTTGAATAACCGGATGGGCGAATTCATCGCGTCGATCCAAAACAGCCGCTTGCTGGACGTGGATGCGCGCGTCGCCCAGTCGCTCGCACAATTGTTCAATCCCGATCTTTATCCCGACACTGGCCGCACACTCGCGATTTCGCAGGAAGAAGTCGGCCTGTTGGCCGGCGTTTCGCGACAAAGAATCAATCAGGCGTTGCAAAACCTCGAAAAACTGGGGATCTTGCAGCTCTCCTATAACCAGATCGACGTGCTCGATCTGGATCGTTTGGCCGCGTTCGGGCGGGAACAGATTTGA